The proteins below come from a single Methanomassiliicoccales archaeon genomic window:
- a CDS encoding right-handed parallel beta-helix repeat-containing protein, with amino-acid sequence MDSSINEERSPSLGRVLGKKAIVYVGVLAFVFALLLIFNSGNASAATYITGDVTSNTTWALGGDDTYIILNDIAITGSGTTLTIEAGVQVLFNGSFTLTVDDGNLIAVGDGSPGGGGPVFFGSNDTSPAAGDWNRIYFGSGQSGSRVQTCSFEYGNNPLYIEDTTIQMSNLNFEDILGSAITIINDVGPRTYTISDVLVIGAEYGIVVDSTYNVTVNLAAANLFNVGTIGVYIISDENATLNLNGADMASPGASMLIGVFVFGNYGAFATVTSGEIYDAGVDVYAYANVNGDARVTINGGTLGRVTGTPSYAVAGISAGSGDVIVSVNGALITNVTTGVYALSPGGDVDVGVTNCDFDLVTDYGIYAWALNGDLNLVISDTDFNASDFVVYAESYGDLDASIDPVVITNSTTGFYLFAWVGDVTVIMDNVSAPGLIDAIFIGDPGIGLPEGAATVTMNNCTFLGSYIPGSHGIEVNANLTVTLNLRNVVVDAYYYGIRASSVNGNIVFSADPCYFSHAYLSAIDLQAPTGSVQMTLVDVTMVDASFVAVPAINIDAEDGVVASLTNVLIETIGVPTPIFMNGYLDIYTFNGTIDLDMNNVSMFSDTASYGVWLLAANGTVDVDLTGVMIYLYQDYGTTMVEGDQSFTVDANDTILFSANGFITVFGYDSVELTAIHGDIVASFNSFMMYDIFDDFIEINAYDGEVLLTVTLGDFNNTDMVDQAEFYSMYDSQVVSVFASGDVVVVAEGLLSIDVAGGFWVLSLLGDIELEMTSVYLISVNADYGVYVYALEGSADVDLNDVVVMLFEDYGGVSWDGVSSFIVMANTTIEFDADGLFIEFGYDGIELANNFGTIEVNIANAEIYNIKHRTLAIDGAADVELSLTEYYVNDSEMFLQTLESFAIQVDAVGGISLNALNVSINDMLYGIRLDSDTGDVTVDADSVYMWSYVPTLWWRMHEGLLIYAEEGSVQVTLDGCSIGMDALYSLTNIGLGIWANQSVELDINGLAMSEWIDSIWVWTDNGSIEATIDGLDIEHSYEIGAAFYAPAGGINLTMTNSMIVNTTNLGSAVAALIAQAGGDLNIVMDGVDIIVSDGYGMNLLTTDGNLVLELSNVDIESCGETGIRGVAVNGNVVAEIDPSLIADCHVAIYLDSAFDMTFLMVDTTIWECDEGIELHAASGFMDIDLLSDVFNETASWALFAEIDVDDIDFDMIDTIVMGTGWGINLFTYDGAIDIDVLGSSFDDNINYGLYADSTNGDIDLYMVDTLVNDSFIGILLATDNGSLIIEMHGVTVSACFIGLDGYTEEGNITAVIDEESVFSDCYVGIYLESDEDLNIAMSDSLVEECYAGVELFANIEPLLVNYDNMTFESNSVYGTYAWLFDGDMFVNVHDSLFNNTDQWSMYLETYNGTIWLNIDPTTFHLGMWGVWASASEDIVATVADSFFLGQSVGGMEMYAGVDVYLDVTNTVFNGSEANNAEIMIPTEVESSYAIVDPETNYTTTNIADSMTVTLGFDFPFNGVDYPQVLMSYQGWISPDLGLTPDPSDPYEFGPSGDLEDLIAATQYDWTTTEYAGFGYKVNDSRGAMLPNVVFQWYVWDSGQPQLKNVFEIWLYENGDIEFRYAMMDGQYLQDYWYWDDYADYGVNFANGQNWNLKLLDVDFMNMDWSSVYFSMQAMSAGFGLFTWAGYNTTATITDSEFSHYMTGGAMMFSEEGWMDVLVEATDFNYIYADYWDEPAALQVGSSGSIIDLTIAESCSFDYIRGVAIFAFDTPTGGGVSTMSITNMMFHEVTVTAWLMSTVVEGPDAPGIVDFVGTKTFSNNVGDQVGEMLLETNLEVGNSTWSVTVNDIMEDNVLTGGVNRWFATDEYGYLATDAMLGSDLDIDAGDAGVATVDWDVAANDNQIEEAGWVIYDYYYYEAYTSPVMDAIEADGNADVSEEATVTFNAELTAEGNNLSSWMCEFWEGVDFEANGDLIDGELFLTATMNVNDNLMDFEAGGYNGIDMGTWIDAQNGLGDATLEATYTATNNEIYGLWYNGIYIQAGMDASNQFGAFFSSANALVTDNTIYVGGVGVYLYFYNEVGFNHYFPPYEMSVDSSADMLFSGTVTRNSIEGDTGVYLEVDSYATEDYYGVFSNASANIAGSLDVTENEIYAYGDSSDEGGVSIYLYVQAWAGDAIATGDFDVTVENNYIGFWGDYGAGIYVETYTEVGTENYRYFDEPTCTMTTDFSFRNLTLVGDGIEMYQYVDGYRSSGEAYLTTNVLVRDLTAYYFSDEGVFVGVYPTAEYSPSYSGYPEVHSDVEILVTNLTAYGDDSGYGECVGIEIASEGSDAYAEGSVTIVENDLEGAYDGVYVWTYPAEVPVLIADNYIAYCSEGIELWNVDMTVERNTLIYNYDYGIDLYGGTGTITDNTISAWGDDDAIGIYVDVDTDDFSYLNGMVYFLTIENNVLSDLGDDGIYISDAEYLYIQSNTFTNIGGSGVDLDSEYVGLGYASYEVTVDQNDFTNIGDVGVFMSGVLYLDVHQNTVNSADEGIEVEDSYFVSIEDNVLANVNDGIDIEDSYQVEILNNVLSTSDIETGDEVVAPGYGDWNVGLNLEDLSYVLVDNITITGFNDGVTVDDVDHLIFSDSSVTWNLGNGMSVEDSSEVIIENSVFTDNAWMGVYFNDTVEVIFSDNLVNHNGMEGLVFSFCVDVIVYNGEYRNNGEHGIVCWFSAISWIVDAESIVEVNPVDFNGLLTVVDGGVLWLEDVYMEIGAGEYGSFSVITVEQGGEMHAIDTTFDGYYLWEFNVFGVLEMISSAEYGALELYLGETSQATIETSSIMWNERNGIHVVGCSPVIMLTTIALNDRNGMYIEGASAAPKVTDCMIILNMRGVYAVGSHLEDLTDNVFALNYEAGVFAEQVQGTIHDNMFLLNAKEIYVKDSIVSIQDNQIGYTTLVQVLMEFSPLLGLMNLSGEIFLPIIGSYVDTELVINILAHHVGLYATNSEVTTSGNVYGLLTTAVIVTDTELTFGDEIKQNILLVPYMGVDSVIRVISMPVPVYDGIVAKNSNVIMSDAKIDVLDDALFLDHSTATVSSSTLTAMDFSFYLIRDSHASAADCTFGKVKVEDTSTFSVSEKLTVIVEDAWAAAVANVPVKIASATGAVIATGSTDAEGKFVATVAAYVQTAAGKDSSVQPYAVTANYTLVPTTGYPGYNATWSPPIVTKSVSISGPSSVTIQTGMIIRYQLVTVAQDPDGRAVPGASVVYKNAQGETVKTGTTDAQGQYSDLVIAYVMNPSSGKDTSMNPYDVTVTYPLLVTGYAGRVVFNPRTVSASATMEQQITTVTVKTGIIMYFDLTVTAKNKENKTAAGVWIVVYDATGAVAGNGPTNENGVFSIELVGWTQAADGTIDTTMNPYTVVAAFSSGEVQSLVDMSSGSMSIVIMEHVEPAYDWTPVAIMGGVAALVLGAALFVVARKP; translated from the coding sequence ATGGATAGTTCAATAAATGAAGAGCGCAGCCCGTCATTAGGCCGCGTTCTTGGCAAGAAGGCCATAGTTTACGTCGGCGTGCTAGCGTTCGTATTTGCGCTGCTGTTGATTTTCAACAGCGGCAACGCCAGCGCCGCGACTTATATTACCGGTGATGTAACAAGCAACACGACTTGGGCTCTAGGTGGAGACGACACGTACATCATCTTGAATGACATCGCGATCACCGGCTCAGGAACGACATTGACCATCGAGGCTGGTGTGCAGGTTCTGTTCAACGGGTCTTTCACACTCACCGTAGATGATGGCAACTTGATCGCGGTCGGAGACGGGTCACCCGGCGGAGGCGGTCCAGTATTCTTCGGGTCGAATGACACCTCTCCTGCAGCAGGTGACTGGAACCGGATCTATTTCGGCTCTGGCCAATCGGGCTCGCGCGTCCAGACCTGCTCCTTTGAGTATGGTAACAACCCCCTGTATATCGAGGACACCACCATCCAGATGAGCAACCTGAACTTCGAGGACATCTTGGGCAGCGCCATCACGATCATCAATGACGTTGGACCCCGGACTTACACCATCAGCGACGTCCTGGTCATCGGAGCGGAATATGGCATCGTCGTCGATTCCACTTACAATGTCACCGTGAACCTTGCGGCCGCGAACCTGTTCAATGTTGGGACCATAGGCGTCTATATAATCAGCGACGAGAACGCCACCCTCAATCTGAACGGGGCTGATATGGCCTCGCCGGGTGCGTCGATGCTGATCGGAGTATTTGTGTTTGGGAATTACGGCGCTTTCGCCACTGTCACCTCGGGCGAGATCTATGACGCCGGCGTCGATGTGTATGCGTATGCGAATGTGAATGGCGACGCGAGGGTCACGATCAACGGCGGAACGCTTGGCCGCGTGACCGGAACGCCGAGCTACGCTGTGGCGGGTATATCCGCGGGATCGGGCGATGTCATCGTCTCCGTCAACGGAGCGTTGATCACCAACGTCACCACTGGTGTTTATGCGCTATCCCCCGGGGGCGATGTGGATGTCGGCGTGACCAATTGCGATTTCGATCTGGTCACCGACTACGGCATCTACGCTTGGGCTCTGAATGGCGACCTGAACCTGGTCATATCGGACACTGACTTCAACGCTTCGGACTTTGTGGTCTACGCCGAAAGCTACGGGGATCTCGACGCGAGCATCGACCCAGTTGTCATCACCAACTCGACGACCGGGTTCTACTTGTTCGCATGGGTCGGAGATGTGACCGTGATCATGGACAACGTGTCCGCTCCCGGCCTCATCGATGCGATCTTCATCGGAGATCCGGGCATTGGCCTTCCTGAGGGTGCGGCGACCGTTACCATGAACAACTGCACGTTCCTTGGCAGCTACATCCCCGGGAGCCATGGCATCGAGGTCAATGCGAACCTCACCGTGACCCTGAATCTGAGGAACGTGGTCGTCGATGCCTACTACTACGGCATCCGGGCATCCAGCGTGAACGGGAACATCGTATTCTCGGCGGACCCGTGCTACTTCAGTCACGCCTACCTGAGCGCGATCGATCTGCAGGCGCCAACGGGCTCTGTGCAAATGACCTTGGTGGACGTCACGATGGTGGACGCGAGCTTTGTCGCTGTGCCAGCGATAAACATCGACGCAGAAGATGGAGTTGTGGCCTCGCTTACCAACGTGCTGATTGAGACGATCGGCGTGCCAACCCCCATCTTTATGAACGGCTACCTGGACATCTACACGTTCAACGGCACCATCGATTTGGACATGAATAACGTGTCTATGTTCAGCGATACGGCATCATACGGCGTATGGCTACTTGCAGCGAATGGCACCGTTGATGTGGACCTGACTGGCGTGATGATCTATCTGTACCAGGACTATGGCACGACGATGGTGGAGGGCGATCAGTCGTTCACGGTGGACGCCAACGACACCATTCTGTTCAGCGCGAATGGCTTCATAACCGTCTTCGGCTACGACAGCGTGGAGCTGACGGCCATACACGGAGATATCGTCGCGAGCTTCAATTCCTTCATGATGTACGACATCTTCGACGACTTCATCGAGATCAATGCCTACGATGGCGAGGTCTTGCTGACGGTGACCCTCGGCGACTTCAACAACACCGACATGGTCGACCAGGCGGAATTCTACTCGATGTACGATTCCCAGGTAGTCTCCGTCTTTGCGAGCGGTGACGTGGTCGTGGTGGCGGAGGGCCTGCTCAGCATCGATGTCGCGGGCGGCTTCTGGGTTTTGTCGCTACTGGGCGACATCGAACTGGAGATGACTAGCGTCTATCTGATCAGCGTGAACGCGGACTACGGAGTGTATGTTTATGCGCTCGAGGGCAGCGCCGACGTGGACCTGAACGATGTGGTCGTCATGCTGTTCGAGGACTATGGTGGCGTTTCATGGGACGGTGTATCGTCCTTCATCGTGATGGCGAACACCACTATCGAGTTCGATGCAGACGGATTGTTCATCGAATTCGGGTATGATGGCATCGAGCTAGCGAACAACTTCGGAACCATCGAAGTGAACATCGCCAACGCTGAGATTTACAACATCAAACACCGGACACTCGCGATCGATGGAGCTGCGGATGTGGAGCTGAGCCTCACGGAGTACTACGTCAACGATTCTGAAATGTTCCTCCAGACTCTCGAAAGCTTCGCGATACAGGTCGACGCGGTCGGCGGGATATCATTGAACGCGTTGAACGTTTCTATCAACGACATGCTCTATGGGATCAGGCTCGACTCAGACACGGGCGACGTCACGGTGGACGCGGATAGCGTCTATATGTGGTCCTACGTCCCCACCTTGTGGTGGAGGATGCACGAAGGTCTCCTCATCTATGCTGAGGAAGGCTCAGTGCAGGTGACCCTGGACGGATGCTCCATCGGCATGGACGCGCTCTATTCATTGACAAACATCGGCCTGGGCATCTGGGCAAACCAGTCCGTCGAGCTCGATATCAATGGACTTGCGATGTCCGAGTGGATCGATTCGATCTGGGTCTGGACGGACAACGGTAGCATAGAAGCTACCATCGACGGTCTGGACATCGAGCACAGCTATGAAATCGGCGCCGCGTTCTACGCGCCGGCGGGTGGCATAAACCTGACCATGACCAACTCGATGATCGTGAACACTACGAACCTCGGATCCGCGGTCGCAGCATTGATCGCGCAGGCGGGCGGTGACCTGAACATCGTCATGGACGGGGTCGACATAATCGTCTCCGACGGTTACGGAATGAACTTGCTCACCACCGATGGCAATCTGGTGCTGGAACTCAGCAACGTGGACATCGAGTCCTGTGGCGAGACCGGCATCAGAGGAGTGGCGGTGAACGGCAACGTCGTGGCGGAGATCGACCCGAGCCTCATCGCGGACTGCCATGTGGCCATCTATCTCGACTCGGCCTTCGACATGACCTTCTTGATGGTGGATACCACCATCTGGGAGTGCGATGAAGGCATCGAGCTGCACGCGGCCAGTGGGTTCATGGACATCGACCTTTTGTCGGACGTCTTCAACGAGACTGCCAGCTGGGCATTGTTCGCCGAGATCGACGTCGACGACATCGACTTCGACATGATCGACACGATCGTCATGGGCACGGGATGGGGCATCAACCTGTTCACATATGATGGCGCCATTGACATCGATGTCCTCGGTTCGTCGTTCGACGACAACATCAACTATGGCTTGTACGCGGACTCCACCAACGGGGACATCGACCTCTACATGGTCGATACCCTGGTCAACGATTCCTTCATCGGAATTTTGCTGGCCACCGACAACGGCAGCTTGATTATCGAGATGCACGGCGTGACCGTCTCGGCCTGCTTCATTGGCCTGGATGGCTATACCGAGGAGGGCAACATCACGGCGGTGATCGACGAGGAGAGCGTCTTCTCCGACTGCTATGTCGGCATCTACCTGGAGTCTGATGAGGACCTGAACATCGCCATGAGCGACTCGCTGGTCGAGGAATGCTATGCAGGGGTGGAGCTCTTTGCGAACATCGAGCCCTTGCTCGTCAACTACGACAACATGACCTTCGAGAGCAACAGCGTATATGGCACCTACGCATGGCTGTTCGATGGCGATATGTTCGTCAACGTGCATGACAGCCTATTCAACAACACGGATCAATGGAGCATGTACCTTGAGACGTATAACGGCACCATCTGGCTGAATATCGATCCTACTACGTTCCATCTGGGAATGTGGGGCGTCTGGGCATCGGCCTCAGAGGACATTGTGGCCACAGTGGCAGACAGCTTCTTCCTCGGACAGAGCGTCGGTGGGATGGAGATGTACGCCGGAGTGGACGTGTATCTGGATGTGACCAACACGGTCTTCAACGGCTCGGAAGCGAACAACGCGGAGATCATGATCCCGACCGAGGTGGAATCTTCGTACGCGATCGTGGACCCGGAAACGAACTACACAACGACCAACATCGCTGATTCGATGACCGTCACATTGGGATTCGACTTCCCGTTCAATGGGGTCGATTACCCCCAGGTGCTAATGTCCTATCAGGGCTGGATTTCGCCAGACCTAGGCCTCACCCCGGACCCGAGCGATCCGTATGAATTCGGGCCAAGTGGGGATTTGGAGGATTTGATCGCAGCCACACAATATGACTGGACCACCACCGAATATGCCGGCTTCGGCTACAAGGTGAACGACTCGCGCGGAGCCATGCTCCCGAACGTCGTCTTCCAGTGGTACGTGTGGGACTCCGGTCAGCCGCAGCTGAAGAACGTGTTCGAGATCTGGCTGTACGAGAACGGGGATATTGAGTTCCGCTACGCCATGATGGACGGACAGTACCTGCAGGATTACTGGTACTGGGACGATTACGCCGACTATGGCGTCAACTTCGCCAACGGGCAGAACTGGAACTTGAAGCTGCTGGATGTGGACTTCATGAACATGGACTGGAGCAGCGTGTACTTCTCCATGCAAGCCATGTCCGCGGGATTCGGTCTGTTTACATGGGCTGGCTACAACACGACTGCGACAATCACTGACAGCGAGTTCAGCCACTACATGACCGGCGGCGCTATGATGTTCTCTGAGGAGGGCTGGATGGACGTCCTCGTCGAGGCGACCGACTTCAATTACATCTACGCCGACTATTGGGACGAACCAGCTGCGTTGCAAGTCGGTAGCTCCGGAAGCATCATCGACCTTACGATAGCTGAGAGCTGCAGCTTCGACTACATCCGCGGAGTGGCGATATTCGCCTTCGATACTCCGACCGGCGGTGGCGTATCGACCATGAGCATCACTAACATGATGTTCCATGAGGTCACAGTGACCGCCTGGCTAATGAGCACCGTGGTTGAAGGCCCAGATGCTCCTGGAATCGTGGACTTCGTCGGCACGAAGACGTTCAGCAACAACGTTGGCGATCAAGTGGGCGAGATGCTCCTGGAGACCAATCTAGAGGTTGGCAACAGCACCTGGAGCGTCACCGTGAACGACATCATGGAGGACAACGTCCTCACCGGCGGAGTCAACCGCTGGTTCGCGACCGATGAGTATGGATATCTCGCAACCGACGCGATGCTCGGAAGCGACCTTGACATCGATGCGGGCGACGCAGGTGTGGCCACGGTAGATTGGGACGTCGCTGCGAACGACAACCAGATCGAAGAGGCTGGCTGGGTCATCTATGACTACTACTACTACGAAGCCTACACCTCTCCAGTGATGGACGCCATCGAAGCGGACGGCAATGCGGACGTGAGCGAGGAAGCCACGGTGACCTTCAATGCCGAGCTAACGGCGGAGGGCAACAACCTGAGCAGCTGGATGTGCGAGTTCTGGGAGGGCGTGGACTTCGAGGCCAACGGCGATCTGATCGATGGCGAACTGTTCCTTACCGCCACGATGAACGTGAACGACAACCTCATGGACTTCGAGGCGGGAGGGTATAACGGCATCGATATGGGTACTTGGATCGATGCACAGAACGGCCTTGGCGATGCGACCTTGGAAGCGACCTATACGGCCACGAACAATGAGATCTATGGGCTGTGGTATAATGGCATATACATCCAGGCGGGAATGGACGCTTCGAACCAGTTCGGTGCCTTCTTCAGCAGCGCGAACGCGCTGGTGACGGACAACACCATCTACGTGGGCGGAGTGGGGGTCTATCTCTACTTCTACAATGAAGTAGGGTTCAACCACTACTTCCCACCGTACGAAATGAGCGTGGACTCGAGCGCGGATATGCTGTTCTCCGGCACGGTCACCAGGAACTCGATTGAGGGAGACACCGGTGTGTATCTGGAAGTGGACTCCTATGCCACCGAGGACTACTATGGTGTGTTCAGCAATGCTAGCGCGAATATTGCTGGTTCTCTGGACGTGACGGAGAACGAAATCTACGCCTACGGAGATAGCAGCGACGAAGGAGGAGTGTCCATCTACCTGTATGTCCAAGCTTGGGCAGGGGACGCTATCGCCACCGGCGACTTCGATGTGACGGTCGAGAACAACTACATCGGATTCTGGGGCGACTACGGCGCGGGCATCTATGTGGAGACCTACACCGAGGTTGGAACGGAGAATTACCGCTACTTCGACGAGCCGACCTGCACCATGACCACGGACTTCTCGTTCCGCAATCTGACCTTGGTAGGCGATGGGATCGAGATGTACCAATACGTGGATGGATACCGGAGCTCGGGCGAGGCCTATCTGACCACCAACGTCCTAGTGCGCGACCTAACTGCATACTACTTTAGTGACGAGGGCGTGTTCGTGGGAGTGTATCCGACAGCGGAGTATAGCCCGAGCTACTCGGGCTATCCGGAAGTCCACTCCGACGTGGAGATCCTCGTGACCAACCTGACCGCCTATGGCGACGACTCCGGATACGGGGAATGCGTTGGCATTGAGATCGCCTCGGAAGGCTCCGATGCCTACGCTGAAGGCAGCGTGACGATAGTGGAGAACGACCTAGAGGGTGCCTACGACGGCGTCTATGTCTGGACCTACCCGGCCGAGGTGCCGGTGCTCATCGCTGACAACTACATCGCATATTGCAGCGAGGGCATTGAGCTCTGGAACGTGGATATGACCGTCGAGCGCAACACTCTGATCTATAACTACGACTACGGCATCGATCTGTACGGCGGCACTGGAACGATCACTGACAACACCATCAGCGCATGGGGCGACGACGATGCGATCGGCATCTACGTGGACGTGGACACTGACGACTTCAGCTACCTGAATGGAATGGTCTACTTCCTGACGATCGAGAACAACGTGCTGAGCGACCTGGGTGACGACGGCATTTACATCTCGGACGCTGAGTACCTCTATATCCAGAGCAACACCTTCACCAACATCGGTGGCAGCGGTGTCGATCTGGATAGCGAGTATGTCGGTCTCGGTTACGCCTCCTATGAGGTGACGGTGGATCAGAACGACTTCACCAACATCGGGGACGTGGGCGTGTTCATGTCCGGTGTGCTCTATCTAGACGTCCACCAGAATACGGTGAACAGTGCCGATGAGGGCATCGAGGTCGAAGATAGCTACTTTGTCAGTATCGAGGACAACGTCCTGGCCAACGTCAACGATGGTATCGACATAGAGGACAGCTACCAGGTGGAGATCCTGAACAACGTCCTCAGCACCTCCGATATCGAGACTGGCGATGAGGTAGTCGCTCCAGGCTACGGCGACTGGAACGTAGGCTTGAACCTAGAGGACCTGAGCTACGTGCTGGTCGACAACATCACCATCACCGGGTTCAACGATGGCGTGACAGTGGATGATGTGGATCACCTCATCTTCTCTGACAGCAGCGTGACCTGGAACCTGGGTAACGGCATGTCCGTGGAAGACTCCTCTGAAGTCATAATCGAGAACAGCGTCTTCACCGACAACGCCTGGATGGGCGTCTACTTCAACGACACGGTTGAAGTCATCTTCAGTGACAACTTGGTCAACCACAACGGCATGGAAGGACTGGTGTTCAGCTTCTGCGTAGACGTCATTGTCTACAACGGCGAATACAGGAACAATGGCGAGCACGGTATCGTGTGCTGGTTCTCCGCGATAAGCTGGATCGTCGATGCGGAGAGCATCGTGGAAGTGAACCCGGTTGACTTCAACGGCCTCCTGACCGTCGTGGACGGCGGTGTGCTATGGCTCGAAGACGTCTACATGGAGATCGGCGCTGGTGAGTACGGCAGCTTCTCCGTCATCACGGTGGAGCAGGGCGGCGAGATGCATGCCATCGACACCACCTTCGACGGGTACTATCTGTGGGAGTTCAACGTGTTCGGTGTCTTGGAGATGATCAGCTCCGCGGAGTACGGAGCGCTCGAACTGTACCTCGGCGAGACCTCGCAGGCCACGATCGAGACCAGCTCCATCATGTGGAACGAGCGCAACGGTATCCACGTGGTCGGCTGTTCGCCGGTGATCATGCTAACCACCATCGCGCTGAATGACCGCAACGGTATGTACATCGAAGGCGCATCGGCGGCCCCCAAGGTCACCGACTGCATGATCATCCTGAACATGCGCGGCGTGTACGCGGTAGGCTCGCACTTGGAGGACTTGACTGACAACGTGTTCGCCTTGAACTACGAGGCGGGAGTGTTCGCGGAGCAAGTGCAGGGCACCATCCACGACAACATGTTCCTGCTCAACGCCAAGGAGATATACGTCAAGGACAGCATCGTATCCATCCAGGACAACCAGATCGGCTACACCACCCTGGTACAGGTGCTGATGGAGTTCTCTCCCTTGCTCGGACTGATGAACCTCTCCGGTGAGATATTCCTGCCCATCATTGGCAGCTACGTCGACACCGAGCTGGTCATCAACATCCTGGCGCACCACGTCGGTCTGTATGCCACCAACTCTGAGGTAACCACCAGCGGCAACGTCTACGGCCTGCTCACCACGGCGGTCATCGTGACCGACACTGAGCTCACGTTCGGCGACGAGATCAAGCAGAACATCCTGCTGGTCCCGTACATGGGCGTGGACTCCGTGATCCGCGTGATAAGCATGCCGGTGCCAGTCTATGACGGCATCGTGGCGAAGAACTCCAACGTGATCATGAGCGACGCCAAGATCGACGTGCTGGACGACGCGCTGTTCCTGGACCACTCGACCGCTACAGTAAGCTCGAGCACCCTGACGGCGATGGACTTCAGCTTCTACCTGATCCGGGACTCGCATGCCTCGGCGGCCGACTGTACGTTCGGCAAGGTGAAGGTGGAGGACACCTCGACCTTCTCGGTGAGCGAGAAGCTGACCGTGATCGTGGAGGACGCATGGGCCGCAGCAGTGGCCAATGTGCCAGTGAAGATAGCGAGCGCGACCGGTGCAGTGATCGCAACGGGCAGCACCGACGCGGAAGGCAAGTTCGTGGCCACGGTGGCCGCCTACGTGCAGACCGCGGCGGGCAAGGACTCGAGTGTGCAGCCCTACGCGGTCACGGCCAACTACACGCTAGTGCCAACCACTGGCTACCCAGGCTACAATGCGACGTGGAGCCCACCGATCGTCACCAAGAGCGTCAGCATCTCCGGTCCGAGCAGCGTCACCATCCAGACCGGCATGATCATCCGCTACCAGCTAGTGACGGTCGCCCAAGATCCGGACGGCCGCGCGGTGCCGGGAGCGAGCGTGGTCTACAAGAACGCTCAGGGTGAGACGGTAAAGACCGGGACCACCGATGCGCAGGGCCAGTACTCTGACCTGGTGATCGCCTACGTCATGAACCCGTCCTCCGGCAAGGACACCAGCATGAACCCGTACGATGTGACCGTGACCTATCCATTGTTGGTCACAGGCTACGCGGGCCGTGTAGTGTTCAACCCGAGAACGGTGTCGGCGAGCGCCACCATGGAGCAGCAGATCACCACCGTGACCGTGAAGACCGGCATCATCATGTACTTCGATCTGACCGTGACCGCCAAGAACAAGGAGAACAAGACGGCGGCGGGCGTTTGGATCGTGGTGTATGACGCGACCGGCGCAGTGGCTGGAAACGGCCCGACCAACGAGAACGGCGTGTTCTCGATCGAACTGGTCGGCTGGACCCAGGCCGCTGATGGCACGATAGACACCACCATGAACCCGTACACGGTCGTGGCGGCGTTCTCCAGCGGTGAGGTCCAGAGCCTCGTGGACATGAGCTCCGGTTCCATGTCGATAGTGATCATGGAGCACGTGGAGCCAGCCTACGATTGGACCCCGGTGGCGATCATGGGCGGCGTAGCGGCCCTAGTGCTGGGCGCGGCGTTGTTCGTCGTAGCCCGCAAGCCTTAA